gctgctccagcatccTCATCTCTCCTTGTGCTTCATGTTCCCCGTTTTCCCACAGTGGCCGATTGATGCTGAGCCCCCAAAACACAAGGATGTTGGGCCCCTGATGTTTGGGCTTCTCTTTGTCCCCGAGTTTGCTGCCAGCTTACTGGAGAAGGGACCACAGGCCGATCACCCTGAGGTGAGGGGAGCCTTGCTTGTGCTGAGTAGGGTGTAGCAGAGCTGGTGCCATGCTGTGGTTGCAGGTGGCTGATGGTCATGGGAGTGGTTCGGCAGGTCCCAGTGATGATCTGTCCCTGGCCTGGCTTGGCCAATGTACCCCTGCAGGCCCTGGACTTCAGGACCTTTTGGGGGGAGAAATCAGAGCTGCGGCGGTTCCAGGATGGCAGCATCTGCGAGGCAGTGGTGTGGGAGGCAGACACAGTCTACCAGAAACGCCTAATTCCTGAGCAGATCGTCAAGCACCTGCTGAAGCTGTAAGTTGCACTGAGCAGCAGCTGAGGCTGGGGGACCCGTGGCTGTGTGGGGGTCACTGCTCGTGCCATGTCCCTGGTAACCCCATTGTCAGTTTTGCGGGATGTTATGGGTCGTTTTGGCTTTGTGAAATCTGGAAGTCATTTCAGTTGTCCTGATGCCCACCAAGACTTGAGGAGGGCAAGCACATGGTGCTGTAGCTTCTGCTGATGGTAATGCTAAGGTCAAGAAGGCAGCATGGTCCTGCCCTTGCATGCAGGTGGGATGTTGGGACACTAACTGTTGGCAGAGCTGGAAGAGAAGCTGTCTGTACCTTGCAGGATGTTTCATGAAATCCTCTGAGACCCTGCAGTGCTTCACAAGGTTGTGTTTCCCTACAGCATTGGAAAGCCTTCCTTTAGCAGTTTATACCTTCTGTCAAAAAAGAGACCCTCTTGCACAGGATGAAGGGGTGGCCTGGGCCTCTTTATCCTGACTCGAGGAGGGGTCTTGTGAGGAAAGGTTGTACGTTGGTGACTTTGAATCCTGTGAAGCTGCATGAGTTGCTGGGCCGCTTTGTGTGGATAACTTGGGCATGGGAGAAACATAGAGAGATTGGTCTTCTCACCATGACCTTCTTGTATGGAGGGGTACCTCATCCTTGGACTGACCCTTGCCTGTGGGCGCAGCATGCAGTGTCAGGATGGGTGGGTTGGCATGTCATAACTAATTCTCTGttgttttcttccatgtagtCATGCAGACATTCCTGAATCCTCCATCTGCTACATGGGAGCCCTGCTGGAGTCTGTGATCAGGACTGGACAAGAGGTATGATTGTTCCTCCAGTGGGGCTGTTGTATTCTCAAGGAAGGGAGGTATGGGGAAGGCTACAGGGAGGTCATTTTAGCTTTGTGACCCTGAGGCAGCTGTGTCGTTGCCAAGAGAAGGCAGCAAGGGCAAGCAGCACGGTGCTCTCCTTGGACCTGCCAAGCCTTTCATGTCAACCAAGGCATAGCTGCTGAAGTCCTCTTGCTCTGtcagcccccaccccccattttCCCCTGCAGGCATCCCACTGGCCTCTCTCTGCTTGTGTCTGCTATGTCCACATCGTCTGAGGATATATCACTGTCTGGTGCTCCTCCAGCTGAACCTCTCAGGTCCTGCATCCTTCAGGACACGGGCCAGACACTTCTGTGTGTTCATCCAGTACATCCAGCTGGAAGCCCAGGAGAAAGATCTTACCCATCATGGTGCAAAGTGCTAGATCATGCTCACCAAAGCCCTACTTAGTGCTCCAGCTGAATGTGCAgttgaaacaaagaaatgtcCCTTTGAGACAGAAAAAGATGCATCTTAGAGCTGAGGAATGTCCCTCTCCCTactgctgctctccagcttgtAAAATTAAAGCCTGGAGATGAACCATGAGCACTTTGGCACTATTTTGCTGGTCTTTGGTAAAACCAGCTTTTTACCTGATTGTTGGATGGAGGAGGAAATcgtttccttttccccttttaagAGCAAAGGAAAGCAAATCTGATTGGAAGAATCTTCTGTGCCAGGACCAGTTGCAGTCTGGGCAGAGCTGCATGTCACATTTGGGATGAGATGCTAGTTAGTACAGCCTGTTGTGTGGTGAGGCAGCAAAATCTGTGTGCACTGTGTCCCTTCAAGCTAGTCGGGTGTGAGCAGGGCTGATAAACTCCACACTGAGAGGGGATGCACTTCCCTGGAGCCTGAGGGGCATTTAGAAGTCTGATTGTTGCCAGTCATTGAGGAACGAAGGAGAAACTCTGTTGTGTGAGGAGTGATGGATAGGGGTGtctgtctctgctcctccagctgtgTGCAGGCAGCCCAGGGTGCTTGCTGGCCCAGGGAGCTTGCTGTGGTCAAGGAATGATGGAAGATGGATGGTGCAGCCAGCTCTAGAGACAGGCAGGACCGGGGTTTGTCATTCGTGGTGCACCCCGCAGAGGGTGCTGCTGCTCTGTTGGAAAGCCCAGGCTGGCCGGATGCGTGCGGCTCAATGCATCTGAGCTGAGTGGTTTGGCGCCAGTGATGTCTCCTCCTCGTTCAGGCTCCTTTCTGTGCTCTGGGAAGATGGAAGCAgcaagggcagcagcagtttTCCTTTTGGTGCTTCTCATCTGTCTTCCCCAGAGCTCCCACAATGCTCTGgatattttctgtctttgcttttgccATGCTTCACAGCTCTGTCTTGGCTAAGGATGTAGTTGGTGCAGGTTTTTGTCCACTGCTGCCTCTATTGGCATCGCAGTAATGTGGGGAGGCACTAGCAGAGCTCTCACTTTGCCAGTTTGTGATCTGTTCATTTCCAAATCACtctttattttctcccttcttgGGGAGAATGCTGGCAGTACAGCTCTTGGTGCTGCCTTAATGTCTTGcacaggaaataatttcactTGCCACTTGAAATGCAACCTCCAGGATGCTTgtggctgctgggagctgcagacAGTCTTGCCCTtgtcttccccctctctctcacCTCCCTGTTTTTCTTAGTGCTCTTGCCAGAAGCTGCTCCTTGGGGTGGCAGTGCTGGTTCCTTGGAGCTTGGCTTCAGTGCCAGTCTGAGAGGGAGGTGAGGTGAGTGCCCatgcaggagcagagaggtgaaTGGAGAGGCTCTCTGTGTGTCCACAGGTATCAGGTACAGGTGAGGAGGCCATGGTCAGTGTTGTCTGCTCCTATGACGACCTGAGCCGCAAGCTTTGGAACCTGAAGGGGCTGCCGCTGACGGTGACGGCTGTGCAGGGTGTCCATCCGGCCCTCCGGTACACGGACGTGAGTATCCCTGGGCGTGGTCCACGCATGGGGgtctgcagggagctggggggatgccctggggtgaggggggacagAGAAAATTAGTCACTCTCTGCTTTTGTGGCTCTTGAGAGCCCGTGGGGCAAGGCGATGTGGTTCCTGTTCTTTGTTGCCCTGTCCCTCGGGCTGACTGTGCACAAGTTGGCTAAGCCCTCTGTGCTGGAGGGCTTTGCTGGGGCAGGAGGTTTGGGGTGAAGAGGTGTGTGGTGCTCCACAGTTTGTGCTTCCTGTTCTCAGTCCATAGTTGCTGTTCTCTCCCAGGTCTTCCCTCCCATTCCCATGAAGCCAATTTATTCCTCCTATAACCGAATCAGGACCAAGCACTTGCTGCTTCCCTTGGAGGAGAAGCCCTGCCCAGCCTACATAGCCCCTTTGAAGAGTAAGTGGGGAGAGATGTGAGTAGGAGATCATTTGGTGGAGGGAAGCAGAAGCAGGCAGCGATGCTGGCTCCGTTACTGCTGCACTggtgtgctgcaggcaggagcagagctccagctcctcctgctctttTGCTGTAACCTCTAGTCCCAGCCACACCCATCCAACAGCTCATTTCTGTGCGGGGCTCACTGGCCTCCTGCTGTCCCTTTTCCCCCAGTTGTCTGCCACATGGAAGGCAGTGGCCAGTGGCCGCAGGACAAAGGAGCCATCAAGCGCATCAAGGCGGCTTTCCACCTCCAGCTGGCTGAGCTCCTCCAGCAACAGCACCAGCTGGTTTGCAGACCTGCAGTCACCCACACTGATGTGTACAAGGTAGGGGGGGGATGGGGACCTTCTCCAGACATGACTTGTTACCAGGGAGGCATGTGGGGGGCTGTGGCAGTGGTCCCACTGGAGAAAACCAAGATTTGGATGGTGAGCTTAGGAAAGGTCATGGTGAGACTGTGCTGATTCCAGGTTGTTGCTGTTGTGTCCTGAGGTGCAGCATAGCATACTAGCCTGTTTATGTTACCACCAAGCCTGACTTCATGTTCTGCTCCCATCTCAGGATGGCTATGTTTTCCGTCTCCAAGTAGCCTATCACCGGGAGACCCTGATTTTGAAGGAAGTGGTCACCCCAGAAGGGATGCTGAAGTACCAGGACACAGAGGAGTCtcggcagctggagctggagacGTTGCATTTGCCCTATCTAACCAGCTCCCTGCATGGGTAGGTGAGGCGGGTGGTGCCTGGGGGGCCAGGGTATGGGACGTGGCTGGAAGCCAGTGTGAAGGTGCCCTTGGATGTTGGAAGGTGATGGTGAGGAGAGAGCCTCACTGTGAGAAGTGACCCTTCAGCCCACCATGTGAGAAGCTCTGCAGGAGGATGGAGGGACAAATATGGGTGGGGGCAGCACCAGTTGTTCCTGTTGTCATATCGAGGTAACAGGTATGGGGAGACATGACAAAGAGCAGCATGGTTAGAGAGGAGCATGTGGCAGCATTTCCCCTTCATTCCCCCAAAATCTTAACACCTGCAGAGAGTGCCCTGTGCCTGTGATACTGTGCACATGTTCCTGGCAGATTTTTGCCTGTCTCCTCTCTCTTGCCAAATGCCAGAAGGCCGTTTTTGGGTCCTGGGGTGTGTGGGTTAAGCAGTGGCTTGTCTCCCTCCTtgcaggctccagcagcagcaccctgtctTTGGCAGCACTTGCCGGCTGGCCAAGCGCTGGGTCAGCGCCCAGCTCCTGAGCAACAACATCTCTGAGGAGTGTGTGGATCTCCTTGTGGcatttctcttcctccacccAGCCCCTTTCACGCCACCCAGGTGAGGATGAGGAGCCTGGGCTGGCCTGATGGGGATTTAGTGCTTTTTTCCTTACCTGACTGTGGTGGACtattaaccctatcctagctaaaccaggacactgacaTGGAGGGATGGGATGCTGCtagggcaggaggtgctgggagTGTGCGCAGCAGGGAGCATGAGCCCTCTGTGCTGCCACAATGCTGTCTCAAGCCCTGTTGAGAGTGGCTGGCTGGAGGAAATGGTGATGTTTGACGCTGTGGGGCTGTGGCTTCCCCTACCCTGTGTGCTGCAAAGAAAGTGGGGAAGCAGGTAAGGATGGGAGCAAGCGTCCTTGTGGCTTCTGGGTGCTGGCGGCACAACTGTGGGTTTCTTGTGCCTTCTCAAGGACTGGTGGGGCACCTCATCCTGGGGATGATGGCCAGGAGAAGCAGAGGTGAGGACTGCATTGTGACTAGCAGCACACTGGGGCTCCTGGATTCCCCGGGAGGGATTTTATGACACTGCTAGGAGCTGCAACCTCTGTTACTCCTGGAGAGGATTCCAGAGGGAAGGGCAAGAGGTCAGCTGATGAATAATCCTGTGGAGCCAGTTATTTGCTGGCCCCTGGCAGGTGGATGGGATGTGGCCCAGAGGGAGTGAATTGAACTTAAAGGGAGTGGTTTTGCTCTGTGTGGAGCCAAAAGGCTACTCTGCCCTGTACTCAGGGTCCAGTTTCCTTCCTGAAAGTATCCGGAGTAACAGCCTGATGCCTAGAATGCTTTCCTGTCTCCTAAAATATCCTACTAGTAGGAGCCCCATTTTCCCAGCTGTCTGGCTTCTCATGTGTGTTGTGTTGCAGGGGAAGAGGCACAGTGGGAACTTGGCTGGTgttcagagctgctgcagagatggAAGCAGCTCTCTCTCCACCTCCCATTTGCTCCAACCCCAGGAGTCTGGGTGGGGTGAGCGTCAGGAGATGGGGCAACCAGGGGCAATGTTTCACTTTCTGTTGGTTTCTTTCACTTGGGGAGGGAGGAACAAGGGGGAAGGATTTTCTCTGGGAATTCAGAGAAGGGGAAGTTCCTCACGCTTGTCCTGGACTTCCCTTTCCCACTATGAACATCCCTTGGTCTGTGTGTGAGCTGGGCATCAGTAAGTCACCCCGAAGCACAGCCTCTCTTGCTGCCAGGGGACCAAATGCCAGTGTTGAACTGTTTTGTCTTGCCTGCAGCTCTCCCCAAGTGGGGTTCCTGCGCTTCCTTGACTTGCTGGCAACCTTCGACTGGAAAAACAACCCTCTGATTGTCAACCTGAATGCTGGCCTTACAGGTGAGCAGGCAGCATGCAGGAGAGCCACGGCATGAGGGTCTTGAGCCCTCCTTGGTCAGTGCCTGGCTCCAAGGATCTTGGATACATGGAGGCGTCACAGCTTCTAGCAGGAGAAAGGAGATTTTCCACTCTCTTATTGCTGCCCTGCTGTGCCTAACGTGGCTTCAGAATTGGTTTGGTTGTGGcatggtgttttttttcccctgcccctGCATGAAGAGATGGATTTTGGTGGTGATGCTCTGCTGCTTTTGGTCTCGCTGAAATCTGTGATGAGCCTAGGTGGTGTTGGATGTGGTGGTGTCTTTGAAGCCCTCTGCTCCTTTGCAGCTGGTGTTTTTGCTTGAGGCTTTGCCCTGGCTCTTGGGGACCAAACCTTCGGTtgtgctgggagagcagagcagttgGGCTCTTGAAAGGCAAGCTTCAAAGCCTCCTGCTGCTTTGAGAACTCCACTGTGCTACTGAGATCATGGAGATGATCTGCTAGTCCCTGATttttctgcaagagaaaaggCCTGCAGTCCTCCAGGTTTTGTTACCTCCTGAGCCTTAAGAATTTCCTGGTAAAGGTCTCTGGTTTCTAAAGGAGTGCGTTGGCACATCCAAGAGGACGTGCAGTCTTGCCCTCTTCCTTGTATTTTATCTGTTGATTGTCTTTTGGATATGTGCCATCTTTCCCAAGGAGCCAGAAGAGACCACGGAATTGTCTTTGTGTGGttctggggagggggagataCCTACACCCAGCTTTTAAAGCTGATTTATAAAAAGAGGTAAAACTGCTTGGGAGAGAATTGGGTTTTGGAAACTGATATTTTTCTACCCTGcagctttttttaatgaattcagtGGGAATTGGTTTTGGCCAAAGACCTATTTTTTTACCCActtaagggggggaaaaaaaaaaatcaacaaactctTTGGGTACAAACTCTGTCATCAGGTTATAATGTGAGTTCCCAGCCTGTGTCAGTCCCAGTGCCTGCCATGTCTGGACCCACCTGGGTGGGTTTAAAGCAAAGGTCCATCTAGCCCTGCAGCCTGTCTACAAAACTTCCCGCAGGCGGATGCCGAGGGAAGCGTGAGAGCAGAGCAAGTCCAACGCGATGGAGCTATGGTTGCACGTGGACTGTGGGATCAGAGGGTGGGAGAGGATAAAGCCTGTTATACTACCCTTTTCTGGGCTGCAATACATGGGCGAGGAGGCCGGAAAGCTGTGGATGTGGATCTCACCCATCTTGCCTGCCTTCTCCAGACGCTGACTGCACAGAGATCAAGAACAGGTTTGTGGCTGCTCGCTCTCGCCTCCCTGTCATGTTCATCGCCACTCCAAAAGACCAGTGGAGCTCCATGTGGACCCAAGAACAACCCTCAGCGCAGGTGAGCTGGGTCCTCTGTCCTTGTCCTGTGGTGGCTGCCAGGTTGGGGCAGTTTCCTGCTCCCGGTGCTGGAGCCAGCTCTGACAGCCCCGTGCATGAGCGGGGTCCCTGCTACATCCAGGACTGCCGAGTTTCACCATCTGGCTTTCTTTCCTCCCCAGATCCTGCAGCGCCTTCTCGTGCTGGCCTCAGAGTCTCTCCGTGCTGTGGAGGAGCAGCTCATGGACCCGCTCAACGGCCAGGATGTGAAGGTAGGCCTCTGGGGTGCCAGCGCAGGCGTTTTCAGGCTCTGGCAAAGCATACTGGTCTTCAGTGATGATCACTGGGGTGTGTTAGTAGGATTCAGGCTGTGGCCATGCGTGGTTGCCCTGGGATGAAGAGCAGCGAGGATGGGAGCGTGGAGGCTAGTGCCCCACTGTGCTACCCTGTTTCTAGGGGACCCAGCTCTGCATAGAAACTTGAGGTGAAATATCACTGATTAGGacaaatttattttgtattctggTTTCCCTGGGACGTGAGCAAACCCGCAGTGTTCCTGTGCTGAATCAGTCGTGTGTCTGTGGCTGGAACAAATGGCTCCTCTGGGAGACTCTGTCTTGGTGGTGTGCAAATCTGGTTTGTGCTCAAGTCTTACCAAGCCTAGGGTGGTGGAGGTTTTGGTAGGATGCCAACAGGCACTTTAGGAAGATGTTATTTTGGTTTGAGTGGAGGAACAAGGCCGTATATAGTTTAACCCTCTTCACTTtctcagtgattttattttttaagttaaaacaTCTATTACTGAAATGGACCTAGGAGATGTAGATGCATTTGCTTGCCCTTGCAAGGGAGATAGTGTGTTTTGGAGGGGAGATTGTTGATGTACCAAGTAGGCAGTTCAAGCTGAGAGGACCAGAGAGCCAAACAGTGGTTACATATGACAGATTCACATTAGaaacacacaccccaccccatatagcattttttttttctgcctaggCAATATAAAAGGGATTTATTGACACTGCTTTCAGTTCTGCTGCATTTTGTGCTGGAAGTATTACAGGGGTGAGGTCTGCTGGAGGTGGTAGCAGTGTGCGTTACAGGGCTGTGAAGGGATGAGATGCTGTGTACGCATGAGACGTGCCTGGTGTGCTGCAGTCACCATGCGGACCCAAGACTGAAATTCAAGAGGTGCAGTGTGAGCTGGGAGTGGTTAGCTCCCGAAATGAGCCATTACCTGTCCATAACATCCTCCCAACACCTTGACTCAGCCTCCTCagtcctccttccctctcccctcctcttgGCCACTGCAGTGAgatcctttcccttccccagggtATCCCTCTGGTCCATACCAGCGTCCTCCCAGGCCTGTCATGTTCGTTAGGGATAAACATGTGATGCTGTTTCCAGGGCTGCTAATCTATTTGTAAGCAAAGCTTGGGGTGGCCAGGACAGAAAAGCCTTTCCAGTGCAACCTGGAGTTGACTTCTCTTCCTATGTATCTAAGAGTGTGCTCcgagggtttttttgtctttgcatttGGGTCACTTGTGGACGTGTCCATTCTCACGCAGATTCAGACATGGGTTTGTGAGCTCTGTTTCCTTGCTCCCATGGGGGCTACAATAAGCCATGGACTTGGTCAGCTGGGTGGGAAAGAGGGTCTGCGTGGATCAGAGCTGGAACTCGGTGCTGGTCACTGTTGTTCTTCATGTGTGTTCTCCCCAGCCTGGCTGTAAACCAGCTCCGAGCAGTGGCTTTTCCTTCAGCACCAAGTTGGGCAGTGTCCCACGCCTCCGTTCATTCTCTGTATcatttattttgtgaaaacataCACATGGTTTtaagttttttccattttaatacagCTGCATCCACAGTGCCAAATCCTGCCTGTCTAAATATTTATGTGTGTGGGATTGCTCCCCTCCATTAACGGGGCTTGCTCTCACTCTGTCTGCTTGATGGAAGATGCTGCTGCCCTCTGGGGCAACTCCTGTTGGACAGACGGGACAGTCCCATTATTACACAGCTCCTTGTGTCCCCTGGGTGTCATTCGTCTCTTGTTAGCTTCTTGACTGCCCTCTTTGTTCTGGGACCCTGCCACATGTGGTGCAGTTACCTGTTTCAGCTCACCATCTCTCCCTCTCTCGACTGGGCCccttttgggcccctcactacaaaaaggacattaaattactcgagcgtgtccagagaagggcaacgaagctggtgaagggtctggagcacaggtcgtatgaggagcagctgagggaactggggttgtttagtctggagaagaggaggctgaggggagacctcatcacctctacagctacctgaaaggagggtgcagagagctggggatgagtctctttaaccaagtaacaagtgataggacaagaggtaatggcctcaagttgcaccagaaaaggtttagactggatattaggaagcatttctttacagaacgggtagttagacgttggaatgggctgcccagggcagtggtggagtccccatccctggaggtgtttaagagttgggttgatgtagcgctgagggatatggcggagttgagaacggtcagtgttaggttaatggttggactagatgatcttcaaggtcttttccaacctagatgattctgtgactgccCACCCCACTATTGTGCACACTGTGGTCAGGGCTGGGGAGGACCACCTTGGTCCTGTGGAAGGCTCTTCTCCAGGGACCATCCCTGAGTCCTGGGGACAGCGGTTAGATTTTTCTGCTGACCTGGGAAACCAATAGGGTGGAGAGTGTAGTGCTTCTGGCTAGACATCTGATGTGGGTAGGGAGCAGCTCCCTCTCTAAGTGTTGATCTTGCTGTACAGTTGGGCTGTGGCAGTCAAGTGTTCCTTGCTGGTGCACTTTGGAGGTCCAGAGATCGTTTAGCTTATCCACCAGATCACCATGGGGGAACCAGCTTGCTCTTGACAGAGTCCTTGTTACAGCACTTGCATGGGGTGTGGGGGAGTGAGGGTCACATCCTTCTGACATGAggagagcccatgctggaacaggAACGTGTCTCAGCCCAGAGGGAATGAGAAGGCCAGTAAGGGCTAGAGCTTCTCATGGCTTCACCACAGCCATGTTTTTCCTATGGATGTTTTGGAAAACTTCTGACATTAATCTCACAAACATTTTGTCTTTCTAAATAGAAGGGAATAAGAATTCAAGCAAGGACTTGGGAAATCTCTCCCATCTCTTCTGCTTTCCTGTGTTCTATATTGAGTAGCACTGGTCTTTTCTCTCTGCAGATGGTCTTCCGCCCTCCTTTGGAATTCTATGATGTCCTAATCCACCTGAATCCAACTCAGATTCCTCGTCATCTGGAGAGTGTGGACCGGCCACTAAAGTCGTTTTCCCGGGGTGTGGTGAAGAACAGCACTTCAGTGAAGATCCTCTTTCCTGTGGTGGATTATGACCCTGTACAGTGCTACCTCCAGGAGCTGAGAGTAAGCACAGCCCATTGGGAAGGCACAGGGGGCCTGCATAAGGGGGCCTAAATGGCCTTCTGGCATTTAGGTTGCCTGCTACTGCAGGACCTACTTGGTGACATCTTTATGTATTTTGCATGGGATTGTCGCTCTTTGAAATCGCTTCTTCAGCAGAAGACCTGGTGAATGCACCACCTGTTTCATGGAAATGGGAATGCTGCTGATGTGAGAATGACCTCAGATACAAAGCACCTGGGGCTTTTGCTGAAGAATATTGTATTTCAGTGCAGAAGTATCTTTAAGTCATTTGTCTCTAGTTAGTTAATTGACTTTTCATGGCTTCTTGGCTTCTTGCGCATCTGGGGTGCATGATGGACCGCTGTTTTCttggggggttgtgtgtgtgtataggaATCCATGGTACCAGTAGGGCTTCTGCTGTTAGGCCAGTGGTTGTGTGAGCCATAGAGACTGAATATTGGTCACAGGACAGTTCCTTTGGGTCTGGTTACATGCATAACTGCAGAGGAAGCTGGTAATGTGGGTATATGGAGAACATCAGTATCTGAAGTCATCAACCCTGTTCAATTCCACTGTGTGGCCATGCCAAAGCCTCAGCAAGCTGGGGAGGTATGCAGGATGCTGGGTGCCAGCAGTGATCCACACTGAATCTGGACAGCCAGTGCTTTGCAGATGTGCAGCCTCTGCCTCTTTGGCCCTTCCTAACTTCACGTGTGATATCTGAGTTAAATGTTAGTgtgcagagaggtggggctgTGATGCTCTTTTTTCAAAACCTGGCTTGACTTTCAAGTACCATCATCACTTACCCACAGAAGTCCTGTGAGCAGtatcagagctgctgcaggaatTGTAGGTTGGCTTTGGTGGAGATCTCCAACTCTGTTCCTCTGTCAGGGCAGAGCCAGCTTTGACATTAGAGCAGGCTATGCAAAACCCAGTCCTGTTGAATCTGATTGTCCAGGCATGGAGATTTCCCACCTCCCTGTCCCAGTGTTTGGCCACCATTGTGAAAGATGTGCCTGAATTGAAACTCCAGTTCAGTCTGGAAGATGCTGGGCCCTTTCAGTTCAAGCTTCCCTTTCACTTAAACACAGGCAGCTTAGGAGGTGGGCAACGAAAACATGCAAGGGTTTCTTTGAAGGTTTCCTCACCCTGGGCACAGTCCTGTTACCTCCCAAGCTGCCTGCCAGCTGTGCTGCGTGATGACCTCTGCCCATGGGAATCTGCTGTGGCTGCCAGGTCTAGCAAGGTGCAAGCTCAGTCCTCCTGTCACCCACAGCAGGTTGGGACAGTCTTAGGGGGTGAGGAAGTGAGACACAGGGATGCACGCAAGGCCTCTTTAAATTGAGGAAGACCTCAAAATTGTCCACAATTTCCCTGCAAGTAGCACT
The Strix uralensis isolate ZFMK-TIS-50842 chromosome Z, bStrUra1, whole genome shotgun sequence DNA segment above includes these coding regions:
- the NOL6 gene encoding nucleolar protein 6 isoform X2, producing MPREIFQDKDNLNQRYHRKRALYLAHIAHHFSKEKLFGSMKFAYMNSNHLKPILLLRPQGKDEKMVTVRLHACPAPGLFKPIRFYPSKNNVRTAWFMEQSTPKEGATEPPTPHYNNSILCDTVLLSHLQFLSSAATDFPGMKDGLALLKVWLNQRQLNKGLGSFSGFLASMLVAYLLMKRKIVKMMSGYQVLRSTLQFLATTDLSVTGISLAKDADASLPVLDDFHQAFEVVFVDPSGLVNLCADMTASKYHQVQFEAKRSMEILDDRMVDGFQVLLMTVKPMLRAFDHVFHLKHVSKLQGACKKMQLLNELMDRGGNYVAAALPFIVSLLARGLAGRALLVAHSLPEIPEWPIDAEPPKHKDVGPLMFGLLFVPEFAASLLEKGPQADHPEALDFRTFWGEKSELRRFQDGSICEAVVWEADTVYQKRLIPEQIVKHLLKLHADIPESSICYMGALLESVIRTGQEVSGTGEEAMVSVVCSYDDLSRKLWNLKGLPLTVTAVQGVHPALRYTDVFPPIPMKPIYSSYNRIRTKHLLLPLEEKPCPAYIAPLKIVCHMEGSGQWPQDKGAIKRIKAAFHLQLAELLQQQHQLVCRPAVTHTDVYKDGYVFRLQVAYHRETLILKEVVTPEGMLKYQDTEESRQLELETLHLPYLTSSLHGLQQQHPVFGSTCRLAKRWVSAQLLSNNISEECVDLLVAFLFLHPAPFTPPSSPQVGFLRFLDLLATFDWKNNPLIVNLNAGLTDADCTEIKNRFVAARSRLPVMFIATPKDQWSSMWTQEQPSAQILQRLLVLASESLRAVEEQLMDPLNGQDVKMVFRPPLEFYDVLIHLNPTQIPRHLESVDRPLKSFSRGVVKNSTSVKILFPVVDYDPVQCYLQELRDAFSDLALFFYDKHGGEVIAVLWKPLSFQPQPFKVSNMKGRMVTTLNSELVCVPNVEAILEDFEVLGEGLVKSVEARTEKWTI